cgcggttatcattattattgcgatattgttgaaactgtgctcaaaatgttcaaaaagtacttatacacacactgaaatactttaaccaagttatattttgaaaaataaatgaataaataaaattaaataatagccacaatgtactttctgttggcagaaacattaaaatattaacatgtaaacaatcaaatatacaaatgtgcattaaaaatgtcaccttatggccactgtttgactattttccatatcaagtttgagttgtttgagtttctttttcagagatagattatcggtttatcattataccggtaatcgatACATCCCtacctgtgcatatgcagtttggatggctgtatcTCTTTCAGTGTTTAGGcagttggaaaaattccaacggtttctgaaacctgagacgttgcactttataggctttattgggtcattatggtgaTTTCACTCAACGTCTGtattagaagctggagaagaagccattttagcagtattataacatgcagtaaatcgtaaatgactgctagattttgaaagttgaaagtgctctggaaaaatgggcaaaaggactcacagcatatttctaacctttttattgtcaaaataagaataaaagtcCAGACGGACcgttttaggcttagggtttcaAGGGTTAAATCATCTAAATAGGATTCATTTCCATATGAACCTACTTGAAAGGTGACAGTGACGTTTGGTCCACGTTGCTACCCCTCTCAGATGTACCGATGGTGAGGTCATATCCCTCTTTGTAGGGACTTTCTGTGAAAACTGCACCTGCATTCAAACAAAAGATAAGACGAATCACTCATGATGTTGTCAAGGACTGGattattacatgtttttattcatGCGAGGCCTGCTTTTGATTAACAGCTATACCCACTGAGACAAGACGCCAGGCGGACGCTGTAACCCCAGTAGAGACCTCCGTTAGTCCTGGGCACATGAGGGGCCACcacaacacctttgaacagttTGGACTctggggatggatggatgcaaaCATTTAAAGTGTATCTGTACTGGTCAAGCTTATGGCGTTAATTATGCTTTATGTATTACTTAGACACAAGAGAGGGGACattcagtaaacaaaaaaaaacaaaaaacaccataaatgCACCCCACTGGACCTTTTCATGATGTGAATTATgggcgggggcagaacctatggggtgCATCCACTCCCGGCTGAAAGTGACGCACTATGACTGATTCCAGGTGAttgagtgtgagtaaacaagcagtgGTCAGTCAGCGAGATTGAGTGGAAACCACGCGTCTGCGCTTGTTGTTTGTtcagccgtaagctttgcactctgactcaatggatggatggatggatgctttattgatcctgagggaaattcacgtattcagcagctttgcatacagcacaagaagacaaaaatcaAACAGACCAGAACACAATAGTGGGCTAGTAGCCAGGTTGACACTAAGGTGAGTATAAATACTCTAAAatacacttgctaaagaactactcTAAAAGggcttcctgtacagtactgtaaataaggacttctgattgtatttacacttttcagggcagtgatataaagtgaaacagtgatataaagtgttgcagtgataatgtgtcatcttagactggtgtctgctgcactgGGTCAGTGACTGGTCCATCACAGCTCAGGTAATCAGACAATACAACACGTCTGCGTCACtaccagtgctggaacagcccgtaAAGGAGGCAACACGtcactgaccatgcctgactggcGGAGCAATGACTTAGTACCCGCTCGACAACGGGCTATGACAAAAGTTACCTGACCGAAGcgctagtattatacatgatcttttgaaatagctagcgaTGAAAATACaccacagcagtgtttttcaaccttggggtcgggaccccacgtagggtcatctggagttcaaatggggttgcctgaaatttctggtaattgataaaaataaagaaaaaattactaagaaaaaatatatgatgagttgagagacagTCTCAATGCATAAATGACAtggcaaactctgaagctgaaactgaagcactgtggttctgtttatctgtcaaatgttcattgtggtcggtttaagatgctgcagctctttcataattcatagtttgagttcttgtttgttcagtattaattgtcagccttgtaaatccaagctggcctgactacatatcttgaccaaggaaaatcaaattctcactttgtgcagtaatctacacttggctttactgcctccgtccataataatatacattatatagactaaatgtcatttaaaattaacctttatttgcaaaataatatagcaaactattacaaattaattttagcaacaaaaaagtctcagttttaaatgtctggggttgccagaaatttgtgatgttaaaatggggtcacgagtcaaaaaaggttgagaaccatcgcactacaggtaccctttaattaCAACATATTAAATGTTACAACTCcataaattacaaaataatgatAACACCGGAAAGGCACTAGTTAAACTCACCTGGATTCTGTGTCTGATTGAGTTGTACAGTGACTCGCAGGCCTGGCTGAAGCTGCTTGTCAATCCGAACCTCCTAAGGGAGCAGATGGACATATTTTAGTCTATTAATCACCAGTAAATAACCAACACGTCCTCTGATGACAATGGTGTGCCTAATTCAAACACTCACCTTTCTCATTCCACAGTTGACAAACGAGCCTTTTCCCTGTTTCATCGGCCTGTCGAGGACTATTCCTTCTCTGTATTCTGATTCCTCATCTATCCTCATGTGGTGAGGGCTGTCTAAAGGGTTCAGTAAACCTTGTCGAGGAGACAAGAATGGAGAAGTTTTGTATACAGTGCTCAATTTAAAGTCCTATTTATACCTGATATTACAACAGCATTGGCGTTTAACACTACCTGCATACTGTAAATCTTGATGTTTTGGGAAAAACCACTTGCGCAGGTATCTGTCAAAGAAGCAGAGATTAAATCGACAGGACTCCCATACATATTCAGAGACAAAATCTAAAACTTATCAAGGACCAACAATTTGATTTCCATACTTCAACATACAACGGtagattattacctctgccaagtgaaacagcggaggttgtgttttcattggggtttgtctgtctgtctgtttgtttgtttgtttgtctgttagcaagataactcaaaaagttatggacagatttggatgaaattttcagaaaatgttgattctggcacaaggaacaaatgactaaattttagtggtgatgggcggaggtctgcgctctccaagtgcttttctagtttgaaaataaaattaacaagcaACCTTTAACATTATCCAAAGGTTATATTGGCTCATGTTGTCCTCGAAACAGTAATTTTAAAAAGGACTGATAAGTCAGTTCAGCAAGATAAATGCAATCTTCTTTATTTGTTAGCTCATAATTGAACGTACAAACAATAAGAGATTACCAATGTTTCATAATACACTAATTTATTTACTCATCACAGTTATGATAAATAAATGGTTTTGATTCTAGATTTATTTCCATATGCTTTTTAGTGTTGACTTTGCATTAATTTGCATTACTACATTTTGGTTCCATGTTGGATATATTCTGTAGTTTCGCAACAGtgtaaggtttagattttttttaaaagagagACTAAAGCTAACACAGCTTCATCAAAGTGATGTTGCTGTAACTTCATAATGCAATCCCCCAAAAAATCTCGTtcaacacattttaaaacatttggcTTTTAAAGACCTGCAGAAACCATGTAACAAAGACTAACAATGATTTTTAAGCATCATGGAAAACAACCAACTTTAAAAGTATTACCAATACAAAAAGGGCTTTAAGATGATACATTACCCCCAAGATGtgatttaattatttaaaaatacaGTCTATAttatcagattcagatttattgtaCTACTATGGTTTTGCTCTCAAGTCACAACCCACTGTTTTGGTACTAGATTGTGTACACTGCATGCAGAATGATGATAAAAAGAAATATTAAGATTTAAATatattgtaaaaatataaattGAGCGACAGGTCAAAGTAAACTAAAATAGCTGAATAATTACTGAACCAACACAGTTTGCACACCACATCTGCTAACACTGTTTTCGACATCTTACAGGTCTTGGTCTTTTGGTTTCCATTACAGATAATAAAATTAAATCCAAGACTATTCCACAACatctcattttcatgtttttccctAACTTTTGATGTCTTGAATTACAATTTCACAAAACATGCCAAtgcatctaaatcaggggtgtcaaacattaggcccatgggccaaaacacccagccaaaggttccaatctggcccataggatgaatatgcaaattgcaaaaattacactgaagatattaacagtgaaaTCTCCAATTTCCAAAATTCTAAcaatatgcctgttactaaatgttttatgcatttgtagatccactgtgatctgtaagttgtaatgcaaacgtgtaaatgataaactgaggcacaatattgttaaaattcacttatttttcttcagaaattcgAGGTTGTCCATGtttatcaggttattcacattttttgtgagaggataggctttaaatgtaaacattttcataatttaactttcCTGcactaaaaagttaaaaaaaaaaaaaaaaaaaacaagaaagaaaatgtAGTTCTCATTAGGCTATTACTTTATTGGTCACttgagatcagattaggctgtatgtggcccctgaacaaaatgagtttgacaccctggatCTACATGGGTcaaattaataatttaatgtgcTTACTGTGGGCATTCCAGGTACTGAAGTATTCTGGCAAGCTGAATACAAGCCTGTCCTTTCTTCCCAACTCCTTTAAATTCTCCTTCAACACTCctgtgaaacaaaaacaaacatttaccaTTAGTTTTCTGATTCTGAATGATAAGATACAGAGAGTTTACCAATTTgctgtctttctctctccctctcaaaCTTACTTGACATCTTCTCCTTGTTCATCAAACACAATAATCTCATCAACACAAAACACCACACATGCCCTGGCGATTTGTCCAGCCAAGTATGTACGAAGTTCAGTAGACTGAGCGTTGTCCAGGACAGATCCAGGAAGAGCCACACTCACTGTGTAGTCCCGACCtgacagacacacaccacacattaCAGTCCTTTAGTCTAAGATACATACAGAGGTAAACCCAGGATTGGTAATAAAGATACGGAACCTTTTTTGTCCTGGGTTTGTTCAAGTCTTTGTTTCTTTGCAGCTTCTTCCTCTTTTTGCTTTTCAAGCTGTTTGATGAGTTTGGCCTCTTTCCTTTGCTTCTTAGCCTCCTTAACtgtcaagaaaaataaatgacactGCTAAGAGAAGTACAGACATATTTACACTTATAATAGAGGATAATACTGGAAAATGGCTAAAATTATGTAACGTGAAGGAAGCAACATCAAATAAGCAGATCTTTACAGTGGTCAACATTGTAGCTTTAGTTACATTTCAGAGACCCACAGATACAATGGTTATTTGATGAAACATAGATTTATTAGTTCTTCTGAATAGTAATGTATTTTCACATGAATTCTGTGTTTGATTTCTACTAAACAAGCTTCTTCTCATGCATTTCTGCacctcaaataaggatatatatttaacatatatccttagtgtccagccagAGTCAAAGTACAATATATatgttggctaaaatttacttagggagtcaaataagtggccatttttgtaaaaaaaaaaagttgtacaaaatgcatagaactgtgttgaaataatgctaatacatttgtgcacagactactgacattatttgacggtggaagctatattttcagaaatattggattttcaataTGGTacaatagggttagggttaatatggtataataaccctaacaCCTGGCGGGGGGGCactgaaattaataaattcagtatagAACAGGATATAGCATAAATTAGAATAGAGTTCTTAAAATAACATTAGAAAGAAcataaataactggtggacggatgtgacaggggatggacgtgacattacccatgatgatctggtcagtaccagtactttattagtgatAAACTTTTATACTTAcaattgctaattatcctcttattcataaatgttagtattgtggatctaaaacaataacagctgacacaaaaacacaaaatgtggcagtggacggatgtgacatggttgttacagatcccatcatactgatgctcggcagccatgtcaccatttccacaaatgatccctgtgcaaaaactagta
This region of Sphaeramia orbicularis chromosome 12, fSphaOr1.1, whole genome shotgun sequence genomic DNA includes:
- the spout1 gene encoding putative methyltransferase C9orf114 homolog isoform X1 gives rise to the protein MSDIAVKRPKIVSSQAEERVDWKKRKAEIKEAKKQRKEAKLIKQLEKQKEEEAAKKQRLEQTQDKKGRDYTVSVALPGSVLDNAQSTELRTYLAGQIARACVVFCVDEIIVFDEQGEDVKSVEGEFKGVGKKGQACIQLARILQYLECPQYLRKWFFPKHQDLQYAGLLNPLDSPHHMRIDEESEYREGIVLDRPMKQGKGSFVNCGMRKEVRIDKQLQPGLRVTVQLNQTQNPESKLFKGVVVAPHVPRTNGGLYWGYSVRLASCLSAVFTESPYKEGYDLTIGTSERGSNVDQTSLSPFKHLLVVFGGLQGLEASVDSDQNLDVTDPGVLFDLYLNTCPSQGSRTIRTEEAILISMACLRQKITAAFSHVSNGSVQN
- the spout1 gene encoding putative methyltransferase C9orf114 homolog isoform X2 — encoded protein: MSDIAVKRPKIVSSQERVDWKKRKAEIKEAKKQRKEAKLIKQLEKQKEEEAAKKQRLEQTQDKKGRDYTVSVALPGSVLDNAQSTELRTYLAGQIARACVVFCVDEIIVFDEQGEDVKSVEGEFKGVGKKGQACIQLARILQYLECPQYLRKWFFPKHQDLQYAGLLNPLDSPHHMRIDEESEYREGIVLDRPMKQGKGSFVNCGMRKEVRIDKQLQPGLRVTVQLNQTQNPESKLFKGVVVAPHVPRTNGGLYWGYSVRLASCLSAVFTESPYKEGYDLTIGTSERGSNVDQTSLSPFKHLLVVFGGLQGLEASVDSDQNLDVTDPGVLFDLYLNTCPSQGSRTIRTEEAILISMACLRQKITAAFSHVSNGSVQN